Part of the Desulfolutivibrio sulfoxidireducens genome is shown below.
TTAAGACTATAATAGGAGGAGACATCCTATGCCTACCATTCCCGTTAAGGAAGAGCCCAAAGGCATCGCCCTTGCCGAGCCGGAACTGATCGAAAAAGACGTCGACATCCTCATGGTCGGCGGCGGCATGGGGACCTGCGGCACGGCCTACGAGGCCTGCCGTTGGGCCGACAAGATCGGCGGGATCAGCCTGATGCTGCTGGACAAAGCCGCCCTCGAGCGCTCCGGCGCCGTGGCTCAGGGCCTTTCGGCCATCAACACCTACGTCGGCGAGAACCCGGTCGACGACTACGTGCGCATGGTGCGCACCGACCTGATGGGCCTGGTCCGCGAAGACCTGATCTTCGACCTGGGCCGCCACGTGGACGATTCCGTGCATCTGTTCGAGGAGTGGGGCCTGCCCTGCTGGGTCAAGGAAGGCGATCACAACCTGGATGGCCAGGCCGCCAAGAACAAGGGCGTGTCCCTGCGCACCGGCGCCGCTCCGGTCCGCTCCGGCCGCTGGCAGATCATGATCAACGGCGAATCCTACAAGTGCATCGTGGCCGAGGCGGCGAAAAACGCCCTGGGCCAGGATCGCTACCTGGAGCGCGTGTTCGTGGTGAAGCTGCTCCTGGACGCCAACGAGAAAAACCGCATCGCCGGCGCCGTGGGCTTCTCCACCCGCGAGAACAAGGTGTATGTGTTCAAGTGCAACGCCATGGTCGTGGCCTGCGGCGGCGCGGTCAACGTGTACCGCCCCCGGTCCACTGGTGAAGGCATGGGCCGCGCCTGGTATCCGGTGTGGAACTCTGGTTCCACCTACACCATGTGCGCCCAGGTCGGCGCCGAAATGACCATGATGGAAAACCGCTTCGTCCCGGCCCGCTTCAAGGACGGGTACGGCCCGGTCGGCGCCTGGTTCCTGCTGTTCAAGGCCAAGGCCACCAACGCCAAGGGCGAAGACTACTGCGTCACCAACCGGGCCATGCTCAAGCCCTACGAGGATCGCGGTTACGCCAAGGGCCACGTCATCCCGACCTGTCTGCGTAACCACATGATGCTTCGCGAAATGCGCGAAGGTCGCGGCCCCATCTACATGGACACCGCCACCGCGCTGCAGACCACCTTCGCCAAGCTGAACGCCGAACAGCAGAAGCACCTGGAGGCCGAGGCCTGGGAAGACTTCCTCGACATGTGCGTGGGTCAGGCCAACCTGTGGGCCTGCATGAACATCGAGCCCGAAGCCAGCGGCTCCGAGATCATGCCCACCGAGCCGTATCTGCTCGGTTCCCACTCCGGCTGCTGCGGCATCTGGGTCTCCGGTCCCGACGAGAAGTGGGTTCCGGACGAGTACAAGATCAAGGCCGACAACGGCAAGGTGTACAACCGCATGACCACGGTCAACGGCCTGTGGACCTGCGCCGACGGCGTTGGCGCCTCGGGACACAAGTTCTCCTCCGGCTCCCATGCCGAGGGCCGCATTGTCGGCAAGCAGCTTGTGCGCTGGGTCGTGGATCACAAGGACTTCAAGCCGGCCCTGAAGCAGTCCGCCGCCGAGCTGGCCAAGGAGATCTACCAGCCGTGGTATACCTTCAAGGAAGGCGTGGCCGCTTCGACCGATCCCATCGTCAACCCCAACTACCTCAGCCCGCATAACTTCATGATGCGGCTGGTCAAGTGCACGGACGAGTACGGCGGAGGCTGCGCCACCCTGTACACCACGTCCAAGACCCTGCTGAACACCGGCTTCACGCTGCTCCAGATGCTGGAAGAGGACAGCAAGAAGCTGGCCGCCCGCGATCTGCACGAACTGATGCGCTGCTGGGAACAGTACCACCGCCTGTGGACCGTCCGCCTGCACATGACCCACATCATGTTCCGCGAGGAAACCCGCTACCCGGGCTTCTACTACCGCGGCGACTTCATGGGCCTGGACGACAGCAAGTGGAAGTGCTTCGTCAACTCCGTCTATGATCCGGAGACCAAGGAAACCAAGGTCTTCAAGAAGACCTACTACCAGATCATTCCGGACTAAGAATGC
Proteins encoded:
- the aprA gene encoding adenylyl-sulfate reductase subunit alpha codes for the protein MPTIPVKEEPKGIALAEPELIEKDVDILMVGGGMGTCGTAYEACRWADKIGGISLMLLDKAALERSGAVAQGLSAINTYVGENPVDDYVRMVRTDLMGLVREDLIFDLGRHVDDSVHLFEEWGLPCWVKEGDHNLDGQAAKNKGVSLRTGAAPVRSGRWQIMINGESYKCIVAEAAKNALGQDRYLERVFVVKLLLDANEKNRIAGAVGFSTRENKVYVFKCNAMVVACGGAVNVYRPRSTGEGMGRAWYPVWNSGSTYTMCAQVGAEMTMMENRFVPARFKDGYGPVGAWFLLFKAKATNAKGEDYCVTNRAMLKPYEDRGYAKGHVIPTCLRNHMMLREMREGRGPIYMDTATALQTTFAKLNAEQQKHLEAEAWEDFLDMCVGQANLWACMNIEPEASGSEIMPTEPYLLGSHSGCCGIWVSGPDEKWVPDEYKIKADNGKVYNRMTTVNGLWTCADGVGASGHKFSSGSHAEGRIVGKQLVRWVVDHKDFKPALKQSAAELAKEIYQPWYTFKEGVAASTDPIVNPNYLSPHNFMMRLVKCTDEYGGGCATLYTTSKTLLNTGFTLLQMLEEDSKKLAARDLHELMRCWEQYHRLWTVRLHMTHIMFREETRYPGFYYRGDFMGLDDSKWKCFVNSVYDPETKETKVFKKTYYQIIPD